One region of Anoplopoma fimbria isolate UVic2021 breed Golden Eagle Sablefish chromosome 10, Afim_UVic_2022, whole genome shotgun sequence genomic DNA includes:
- the LOC129097444 gene encoding forkhead box protein Q1-like — protein MGPNSSDSPTNKMQNRTEKFGGQLPPFVPASSSQRGLFRKSTTYLAKIAVVLQDAPGKMLTFTQLMDRLTPLIYEDRKSFENNLRVCLSTHKCFVKIPVVPNSLDSKRNYWKLDPSLITAKMARRHFKGILQLFPELESKVETENTSRPSENCSALHSPEPAACRAVQIRCEVKFSSPFSIESLLKRDSPSARTSRASPLSSVPVRVEQQTPSTHRQVGTKKSFRWDPEEPLLLPASVGSSVICSTGGSTHHGLTATGAAQPIERGNVCTQSSFPVYTRASAAPYFTSLHSRYITYCVPTYTHDALRFCL, from the exons ATGGGACCTAACTCCTCTGATTCTCCAACAAACAAGATGCAGAACAGGACTGAGAAGTTTGGAGGTCAGCTGCCTCCCTTTGTTCCAGCCAGCAGCTCTCAGAGAGGTCTGTTCAGGAAGAGCACCACCTACCTGGCTAAGATCGCTGTCGTCCTCCAAGACGCTCCAGGCAAGATGCTCACTTTTACTCAG TTGATGGACAGGCTGACACCATTAATCTATGAGGACAGAAAATCTTTTGAGAACAACCTTAGAGTTTGTTTATCAACtcacaaatgttttgtaaag ATTCCCGTGGTTCCTAATTCACTGGACAGTAAGAGAAACTACTGGAAACTGGACCCCAGTCTGATCACAGCAAAGATGGCGCGTCGTCACTTCAAAGGAATCCTGCAGCTCTTCCCTGAGTTGGAATCTAAAGTGGAAACAGAGAACACGAGCAGACCGTCAGAGAACTGCTCAGCTCTGCACTCCCCTGAACCTGCAGCCTGCAGAGCTGTTCAGATCAGATGTGAGGTGAAGTTCAGCAGTCCTTTCTCCATTGAGTCCCTCCTGAAGAGAGACAGTCCCTCTGCTCGGACCTccagagcttctcctctgtcCAGTGTGCCGGTCAGAGTGGAGCAGCAGACtccatccacacacagacaggttgGGACAAAGAAGAGCTTCAGATGGGACCCTGAGGAGCCTCTCCTACTTCCAGCTTCAGTTGGTAGTTCCGTCATCTGCTCAACAGGGGGCAGCACACACCATGGACTCACTGCTACTGGAGCTGCTCAGCCCATCGAGAGGGGAAATGTGTGCACTCAGTCCTCGTTCCCTGTCTACACAAGAGCCAGTGCTGCTCCTTATTTCACCAGCCTACACAGCCGTTACATCACTTACTGTGTTCCCACATATACCCATGATGCTCTCCGTTTCTGCCTGTAA
- the si:rp71-45k5.2 gene encoding forkhead box protein Q1 isoform X1: MGPNSSDSPTNKMQNRTEKFGGQLPPFVPASSSQRGLFRKSTTYLAKIAVVLQDAPGKMLTFTQLMDRLAPLIYEDRKSFENNIRVCLSTHKCFVKIPVVPNSLDSKRNYWKLDPSLITAKMARRHFKGILQLFPELESKVETENTSRPSENCSALHSPEPAACRAVQIRCEVKFSSPFSIESLLKRDSPSARTSRASPLSSVPVRVEQQTPSTHRQVGTKKSFRWDPEERFLLPAPAGSSLTCSTGGSTHHGLTATGAAQPIERGNVCTQSSFPVYTRASAAPYFTSPDTRYITYSVPTFTHDALRFRM, from the exons ATGGGACCTAACTCCTCTGATTCTCCAACAAACAAGATGCAGAACAGGACTGAGAAGTTTGGAGGTCAGCTGCCTCCCTTTGTTCCAGCCAGCAGCTCTCAGAGAGGTCTGTTCAGGAAGAGCACCACCTACCTGGCTAAGATCGCTGTCGTCCTCCAAGACGCTCCAGGCAAGATGCTCACTTTTACTCAG TTGATGGACAGACTGGCCCCATTAATCTACGAAGACAGAAAATCTTTTGAAAACAACATCAGAGTTTGTTTATCAACtcacaaatgttttgtaaag ATTCCCGTGGTTCCTAATTCACTGGACAGTAAGAGAAACTACTGGAAACTGGACCCCAGTCTGATCACAGCAAAGATGGCGCGTCGTCACTTCAAAGGAATCCTGCAGCTCTTCCCTGAGTTGGAATCTAAAGTGGAAACAGAGAACACGAGCAGACCGTCAGAGAACTGCTCAGCTCTGCACTCCCCTGAACCTGCAGCCTGCAGAGCTGTTCAGATCAGATGTGAGGTGAAGTTCAGCAGTCCTTTCTCCATTGAGTCCCTCCTGAAGAGAGACAGTCCCTCTGCTCGGACCTccagagcttctcctctgtcCAGTGTGCCGGTCAGAGTGGAGCAGCAGACtccatccacacacagacaggttgGGACAAAGAAGAGCTTCAGATGGGACCCTGAGGAGCGTTTCCTCCTTCCAGCACCAGCTGGAAGCTCCCTCACCTGCTCAACAGGGGGCAGCACACACCATGGACTCACTGCTACTGGAGCTGCTCAGCCCATCGAGAGGGGAAATGTGTGCACTCAGTCCTCGTTCCCTGTCTACACAAGAGCCAGTGCTGCTCCTTATTTCACCAGCCCAGACACACGTTACATCACTTACTCTGTACCCACATTTACCCATGATGCTCTCCGGTTCCgtatgtaa
- the si:rp71-45k5.2 gene encoding forkhead box protein Q1 isoform X2, which produces MQNRTEKFGGQLPPFVPASSSQRGLFRKSTTYLAKIAVVLQDAPGKMLTFTQLMDRLAPLIYEDRKSFENNIRVCLSTHKCFVKIPVVPNSLDSKRNYWKLDPSLITAKMARRHFKGILQLFPELESKVETENTSRPSENCSALHSPEPAACRAVQIRCEVKFSSPFSIESLLKRDSPSARTSRASPLSSVPVRVEQQTPSTHRQVGTKKSFRWDPEERFLLPAPAGSSLTCSTGGSTHHGLTATGAAQPIERGNVCTQSSFPVYTRASAAPYFTSPDTRYITYSVPTFTHDALRFRM; this is translated from the exons ATGCAGAACAGGACTGAGAAGTTTGGAGGTCAGCTGCCTCCCTTTGTTCCAGCCAGCAGCTCTCAGAGAGGTCTGTTCAGGAAGAGCACCACCTACCTGGCTAAGATCGCTGTCGTCCTCCAAGACGCTCCAGGCAAGATGCTCACTTTTACTCAG TTGATGGACAGACTGGCCCCATTAATCTACGAAGACAGAAAATCTTTTGAAAACAACATCAGAGTTTGTTTATCAACtcacaaatgttttgtaaag ATTCCCGTGGTTCCTAATTCACTGGACAGTAAGAGAAACTACTGGAAACTGGACCCCAGTCTGATCACAGCAAAGATGGCGCGTCGTCACTTCAAAGGAATCCTGCAGCTCTTCCCTGAGTTGGAATCTAAAGTGGAAACAGAGAACACGAGCAGACCGTCAGAGAACTGCTCAGCTCTGCACTCCCCTGAACCTGCAGCCTGCAGAGCTGTTCAGATCAGATGTGAGGTGAAGTTCAGCAGTCCTTTCTCCATTGAGTCCCTCCTGAAGAGAGACAGTCCCTCTGCTCGGACCTccagagcttctcctctgtcCAGTGTGCCGGTCAGAGTGGAGCAGCAGACtccatccacacacagacaggttgGGACAAAGAAGAGCTTCAGATGGGACCCTGAGGAGCGTTTCCTCCTTCCAGCACCAGCTGGAAGCTCCCTCACCTGCTCAACAGGGGGCAGCACACACCATGGACTCACTGCTACTGGAGCTGCTCAGCCCATCGAGAGGGGAAATGTGTGCACTCAGTCCTCGTTCCCTGTCTACACAAGAGCCAGTGCTGCTCCTTATTTCACCAGCCCAGACACACGTTACATCACTTACTCTGTACCCACATTTACCCATGATGCTCTCCGGTTCCgtatgtaa